One genomic region from Quercus robur chromosome 4, dhQueRobu3.1, whole genome shotgun sequence encodes:
- the LOC126722850 gene encoding uncharacterized protein LOC126722850 yields the protein MPSVGMRRTTRVFNVVNVVKDGGRVLRSGRRLWPESSDSSKVRRGSGGGGGGGGDGGDEWSKMMKSSPNNSAALTFKQTSSWSHGGDVKRVVAAPNVADAAAAAAGAALDCEIEKPKKRSRKAVKVEESVDKMFGVVYSRKRRRNSDNDKMFGIRFARRQRRKADDGSEEWVIPRPKLSVAVVGSGSDDDDGFVARFLCTVLRYMRRARLTLSQLLKFLCTEPIAGVYASRGIQFSRDPPTTSVSGICKFFGASEHIPMFSVDFSAVPRCFKYMYYGMFLRFYCRNFVIVNKLINMDTDSDTMTDSEEDESEEQHHIIITTDRDVSEGVPPARDSSENKSIVHEVHNTENRSILHPSVRASKLAGRTTQYRNGLNSRGIRKRRSSTRRRRSARNPLMVGMHKSGGALASDVINSRRNGSPFSSVVTNSKCRSSVRIASARQGKEVSSTMLGSTREIDSSSCSANILVTESDRCYREEGVNVMLEVSSSREWVFVVKKDGWTRYTQKAERIMKPYSSCNRFTNAVIWNLDNGWKLEFPIRQDWSIFKDLYKECSDRNGVKNIPVPGVLEVLDYGNRNDIPFCRPNSYISTEYDEVSRALARRTANYDMDSEDELWLEKFNNESFTQNELHQHVSENNFELMVDAFEKANYCSPEDFPDEKAAANLCLDLARSEVVVAVYNYWMKKRKQKRSALVRCFQGHQPKRAPVIPKPILRKRRSLKRQPSQVGRGKQPYILQAMAAEQDALEEKNAMLKVQEANASANRSVEFAILKRKRAQLLMENADLATYRAMMAIRIAEAARVAESPDAASCFLD from the exons ATGCCGTCGGTAGGGATGCGGCGGACTACGAGGGTGTTTAATGTCGTGAATGTGGTGAAAGACGGCGGCAGGGTTCTCCGGTCAGGCCGCCGCCTTTGGCCCGAATCGAGCGACTCCTCCAAGGTCAGGAGAGGCAGCGGAGGCGGCGGCGGTGGTGGCGGTGACGGTGGTGACGAGTGGTCCAAAATGATGAAGAGCTCCCCAAACAACAGCGCCGCCCTCACCTTCAAGCAGACCTCTTCCTGGTCCCACGGCGGCGACGTCAAGAGAGTAGTCGCCGCCCCAAATGTCGCCGATGCGGCGGCAGCAGCAGCAGGCGCCGCCCTTGATTGCGAAATTGAAAAGCCGAAGAAGAGGAGCAGAAAGGCGGTGAAGGTTGAGGAGAGTGTGGATAAGATGTTTGGGGTTGTGTACAGCAGAAAGCGGAGGAGAAATTCGGATAATGATAAGATGTTCGGGATTCGATTCGCCCGTAGGCAGCGGAGGAAGGCTGACGATGGTAGTGAGGAGTGGGTGATTCCGCGTCCCAAGCTTTCTGTAGCTGTTGTGGGTAGTGGGAGCGACGATGATGATGGGTTTGTAGCGAGGTTTTTGTGTACGGTTTTGAGGTACATGAGGAGGGCAAGGCTGACATTGTCTCAGCTTTTGAAATTCTTGTGCACAGAGCCGATTGCAGGCGTCTATGCTTCGCGAGGAATCCAATTCTCGAGG GATCCTCCTACCACTAGTGTCTCTGGAATATGCAAGTTTTTTGGGGCCTCAGAGCATATACCCATGTTTTCTGTGGATTTTTCTGCAGTTCCTCGTTGTTTCAAGTACATGTATTACGGGATGTTTCTGAGGTTTTATTGTCGGAATTTTGTCATTGTAAATAAGTTGATTAATATGGACACAGATTCCGACACAATGACCGACAGTGAAGAAGATGAGAGCGAAGAACAACACCATATTATCATCACTACTGACAGAGATGTGTCTGAAGGTGTACCCCCTGCAAGAGATTCTTCGGAAAACAAAAGCATTGTGCATGAAGTTCATAACACTGAGAACAGGTCGATCTTACATCCGTCTGTTCGAGCTTCAAAATTAGCTGGTCGAACCACACAATACAGAAATGGTTTAAATTCTCGTGGTATTCGGAAGAGGAGAAGCTCAacgaggaggaggaggagtgCTAGAAATCCTTTAATGGTGGGTATGCACAAATCTGGTGGAGCCCTAGCTTCCGATGTAATCAATAGTAGGAGAAATGGTTCACCTTTCTCTTCTGTGGTGACTAATAGTAAGTGTAGGAGTTCAGTTCGGATTGCCTCTGCACGACAAGGTAAAGAAGTGAGTTCTACCATGTTGGGATCCACACGTGAGATAGATTCATCTTCCTGCTCCGCAAATATATTGGTGACTGAGTCAGACAGGTGTTACCGGGAAGAAGGGGTGAATGTCATGTTAGAAGTCTCTTCTTCAAGGGAGTGGGTTTTTGTAGTCAAGAAAGATGGATGGACAAGATATACCCAAAAGGCTGAAAGAATCATGAAACCCTATTCTTCTTGCAATCGTTTCACCAATGCAGTAATATGGAATTTGGATAATGGTTGGAAGCTAGAGTTTCCCATTCGACAGGACTGGTCTATTTTCAAGGATCTTTACAAGGAATGTTCAGACCGTAATGGTGTTAAGAACATCCCTGTGCCTGGGGTATTGGAAGTCTTAGACTATGGGAATAGAAATGATATTCCCTTTTGCCGACCAAATTCATATATCTCTACAGAATATGATGAAGTGTCTAGAGCTTTAGCAAGGAGGACAGCAAATTATGACATGGATTCTGAAGATGAGTTGTGGCTAGAGAAATTCAATAATGAATCTTTTACACAGAATGAGCTTCATCAGCATGTTTCTGAGAATAATTTTGAGTTAATGGTTGATGCATTTGAGAAGGCTAATTATTGTAGTCCAGAAGATTTCCCTGATGAGAAAGCAGCTGCTAATCTTTGTCTAGATCTGGCTAGGAGTGAAGTAGTAGTAGCTGTGTATAATTACTGGATGAAGAAACGGAAGCAAAAGCGCTCAGCGCTGGTTAGGTGTTTTCAG GGTCATCAACCCAAGAGGGCTCCAGTGATCCCTAAGCCAATTTTACGAAAGAGAAGATCATTAAAACGACAGCCGAGCCAAGTTGGAAGAGGCAAACAGCCGTATATCTTGCAAG CAATGGCAGCTGAACAAGATGCTTTGGAAGAAAAGAATGCCATGCTTAAAGTTCAAGAAGCTAATGCATCAGCAAACAGATCTGTGGAATTTGCTATTCTCAAACGTAAAAGGGCTCAATTACTAATGGAGAATGCAGATTTAGCAACTTACAGAGCCATGATGGCAATTCGAATTGCCGAAGCAGCACGAGTTGCCGAATCACCAGATGCTGCAAGTTGTTTTCTTGACTGA